A single window of Solanum dulcamara chromosome 5, daSolDulc1.2, whole genome shotgun sequence DNA harbors:
- the LOC129889385 gene encoding receptor-like protein Cf-9 homolog: protein MLTSMDSIPLQSLDTIDLRSNFLKGSLPIPANCTRYFFISENNLNGEIPSSLCNLMSLRMLVLANNNLRGAIPQCLGNMSYNLVVLDMHHNNLSGTLPTTFSIECPLRSLNLHGNKLHGKIPRSLVNCKSLQVLDLGDNHLIDTFPMWLGALPELQVLSLRSNKLHGSIQPTRIESMFPELRIIDLSHNVFSGNLPTSLFQHLKAMRTIDPLMKAPSNLDGYYQDSVVVVTKGLELEVVRILFLYTTIDLSSNKFDGHIPSVLGDLIALRVMNLSHNGLNGHIPSSLGNLSVVESLDLSFNQLSGEIPKQLASLTYLEFLKLSHNHLEGCIPKGHQFATFENNSYDGNDGLRGFPVSEGCGSSGMPKTNKTTHVLDQESSSTFLSEFRKTVPMGYGSGLIIGLSIAYFMLSSRNSNWLSRITEELEYRIVMRRRKKKQRGRQRRH from the coding sequence ATGTTGACAAGCATGGACTCTATTCCTCTTCAATCTCTAGATACTATTGATTTGCGGTCCAATTTTCTTAAAGGGTCACTACCTATTCCAGCAAATTGCACAAGATACTTCTTCATATCAGAAAACAATCTTAATGGGGAAATTCCTTCATCTCTTTGCAATTTGATGTCATTACGAATGCTCGTTTTGGCAAATAATAACTTGAGGGGAGCAATACCACAATGTTTGGGTAACATGAGTTACAATCTCGTGGTTTTGGATATGCACCACAACAATCTTTCAGGGACTCTTCCAACAACTTTTAGCATTGAATGTCCACTTAGAAGCCTCAACTTGCATGGTAATAAATTACATGGTAAAATCCCCCGATCTTTGGTTAATTGCAAAAGCTTGCAAGTTCTTGATTTAGGAGATAATCACCTCATCGACACATTCCCGATGTGGTTGGGAGCTCTACCTGAACTGCAAGTTCTAAGCTTGAGATCCAACAAATTACATGGGTCTATTCAACCTACAAGGATTGAAAGTATGTTTCCCGAGCTTCGAATAATCGATCTCTCACACAATGTCTTCTCCGGAAACTTACCTACAAGTCTATTTCAACATCTGAAAGCCATGAGGACAATTGATCCATTGATGAAGGCACCGAGTAATCTAGATGGATATTACCAAGACTCAGTAGTTGTAGTAACAAAGGGATTGGAGCTTGAAGTTGTGAGAATCTTGTTTTTGTACACCACTATCGATCTTTCTAGCAACAAATTTGATGGACATATTCCTAGTGTTCTAGGGGATCTCATTGCGCTTCGGGTGATGAATTTGTCTCATAATGGATTGAATGGTCATATACCATCATCACTTGGAAATTTATCTGTAGTTGAATCATTGGACCTTTCATTCAACCAACTTTCAGGAGAGATACCTAAACAACTCGCTTCTCTTACATATCTCGAATTCTTAAAACTCTCCCACAATCATCTTGAAGGATGCATCCCTAAAGGACATCAATTTGCTACATTTGAGAACAATTCATATGATGGTAATGATGGATTGCGTGGATTCCCTGTTTCAGAAGGTTGTGGAAGTAGTGGGATGCCAAAGACAAACAAAACAACACACGTGTTGGATCAAGAAAGCAGCTCCACATTTCTAAGTGAATTTAGGAAGACGGTTCCTATGGGATATGGGAGTGGACTTATTATTGGACTCTCCATAGCATATTTCATGCTTTCGAGTCGAAATTCCAATTGGCTTTCTAGGATCACTGAAGAACTAGAATACAGAATCGTTATGAGAAGGCGAAAAAAGAAGCAGCGAGGCCGTCAAAGGCGGCACTAA
- the LOC129889380 gene encoding uncharacterized protein LOC129889380 yields MGVDYYNVLNVGKTATEDDLKKAYRKLAMKWHPDKNPNNKKEAEAQFKQISEAYEILSDPDKRQVFDQYGEEGLKEMPSPGCSSNPRNAEDIFAEFFGSSPFGFGSTGVKSTRFSSEGSGFAGFGGSENIFSRASDGTGANMPKKPPPVESKLPCSLEELYSGSTRKMKISRTVVDTNGRLVTESEILTIDVKPGWKKGTKITFPDKGNEQLNQLPADLVFVIDEKSHDIYKRDGNDLMRDYKVTLAEALGGTTVKLTTLDGRALTIPVSEIIRPGYELVLAKEGMPITKEPGNRGDLKIKFDVKFPTRLTTDQRAALKRALGG; encoded by the exons ATGGGGGTGGATTATTATAACGTATTGAACGTTGGGAAAACAGCTACGGAGGATGATCTAAAGAAGGCTTATAGAAAATTGGCAATGAAATGGCATCCTGATAAGAATCCAAACAACAAGAAGGAAGCCGAGGCTCAATTCAAGCAAATATCTGAGGCCTATGAA ATTTTAAGTGATCCTGATAAAAGACAAGTCTTTGATCAGTATGGTGAAGAAGGTCTTAAAGAGATGCCATCACCTGGATGTAGCAGTAATCCTCGAAACGCTGAGGACATTTTTGCAGAATTTTTCGGGAGCAGCCCCTTCGGATTTGGGTCAACTGGAGTAAAGTCCACGAGATTCTCATCAGAAGGAAGTGGTTTCGCGGGATTTGGTGGGAGTGAGAATATTTTCAGTAGAGCTAGTGATGGAACTGGTGCTAATATGCCCAAGAAACCACCACCAGTGGAGAGTAAATTGCCTTGCAGCCTTGAGGAGCTTTATTCTGGATCGACGAGGAAAATGAAGATATCTAGAACTGTAGTCGATACGAATGG GAGGTTAGTGACGGAATCAGAGATTTTAACTATTGATGTAAAACCTGGCTGGAAAAAAGGTACAAAGATAACATTCCCAGACAAAGGGAATGAACAGTTGAATCAGCTTCCAGCAGACCTCGTGTTTGTAATAGACGAGAAGTCTCATGACATTTACAAGAGAGACGGGAATGACCTTATGAGGGACTATAAAGTAACATTAGCAGAGGCATTAGGAGGAACAACTGTCAAACTGACTACGTTAGATGGTCGTGCATTGACGATTCCAGTGAGTGAAATCATAAGACCTGGTTATGAACTTGTGCTTGCAAAAGAAGGCATGCCAATCACAAAGGAACCTGGTAATAGGGGTGATTTAAAGATCAAGTTTGATGTTAAATTCCCTACAAGATTGACAACTGATCAACGAGCTGCCCTCAAACGAGCTTTGGGGGGTTGA
- the LOC129889381 gene encoding uncharacterized protein LOC129889381, with protein MSSDLVSQQFSGPPDGQLIQMDHVSNNPDSIAHMQTSIVGHVPNISASQQFVWSNEPTANRFDTSVPANQLGRMGPRMNPQDFMLSHQQTGGDRYVPNSPRLQKSPVLTKRKAEMESMLHGSTTQVSAMPNKRTAQGASLSVSPSFVQQSSAIKKPGQQQSKLTSRGSTSLPASSKKLTRNESISNRTASQRLQTPKGRAIQVEPSSKAQSESSDAVRSKMRESLTSALAMACQNQAAKDLSEAVGSQPSQLDATLTAANEGLPQTSVSHVPQNSGDVLPSTGAFPVDGNNDGHSSSLGLHEDVSMGNSVPCSSELELHVDDVPFSDNFFVKDELLQGNGLTWAMDLDMQLRETDFLQDAEKANLFDEGVVEDKDEHAKSSPEDLALLIEVELFKLFGGVNKKYKERGRSLLFNLKDRSNPELRERVMSGEIPPDKLCSMTAEELASKELSEWRVAKAEELAQMVVLPDNEVDMRRLVKKTHKGEYQVDFERDDNNIASEISAGSNVSQFMPMIERGRNSGPSGKDEIGSKENLTSQRNSSEKQDVKDSLVIPADGADLMQGMVVEEFKDAEFLPPIVSLDEFMESLDSEPPFENLPVESNRSAPLPDKESSEDPNKAVGSGLAAKYPAVASEDKSIEGVSNHVEQKESLISTGSPVVKKETSSGDVPLKSVESPIKMAGPRGSVSRVPCIWEGELQLTILSLVTVFGSFRSGEKTPTNEWPSSLEIKGRVRLDAFEKFLQELPMSRSRAVMVVQFVLKDKSSERERADLSEAVHSYASDERLGYAEPAPGVELYLCPPHILDMISKHLSKDPRELYDSTENGLIGVVVWRKLHISSTISPNSSSHHKHGLKKQQTIPRGQHEKAGNVNVNSMPKGPNSMSLKHDPAMDDDDDIPPGFGPKAGRDDDDLPEFNFSGNINASRPRHPSQNMSHGSRMTPYNQPPPSRPVDQMRELVLKYGQTGATNVGLGTSPWNNNDDDDDIPEWRPQAPPSLQRPPYPLGLHFPLPPQHLAHQRPLATPIGLPRQPPTNNGIPNRPQIMSPRGIYQVDWRKDSSRGRGF; from the exons ATGTCCAGCGATCTTGTTTCTCAGCAATTTTCAGGACCACCTGATGGTCAGCTCATTCAAATGGACCATGTTTCCAATAATCCCGACTCTATAGCACATATGCAGACAAGTATCGTTGGACATGTGCCAAATATTTCTGCATCACAGCAGTTTGTTTGGTCAAATGAGCCTACAGCCAACAGATTTGATACTTCAGTTCCTGCAAATCAGTTGGGCCGAATGGGACCCAGAATGAACCCTCAGGACTTCATGTTGTCACATCAGCAGACCGGAGGAGATAGATATGTGCCAAATAGTCCACGTTTGCAGAAATCACCAGTACTCACCAAACGGAAGGCTGAGATGGAATCAATGCTGCATGGTTCTACAACTCAGGTGTCAGCAATGCCAAATAAACGGACTGCACAGGGAGCTTCTTTGTCCGTGTCTCCAAGTTTTGTGCAGCAATCTTCTGCTATTAAGAAACCTGGACAGCAACAGTCAAAGTTAACTTCCAGAGGTTCAACTAGTCTTCCTGCGTCAAGCAAGAAATTGACCCGAAATGAATCCATATCCAATAGAACTGCCTCCCAGCGATTGCAGACTCCAAAAGGAAGAGCAATTCAAGTTGAGCCGAGCTCCAAGGCTCAGTCTGAATCCTCTGATGCTGTTAGGTCCAAAATGAGAGAATCACTTACTTCAGCTCTGGCTATGGCATGCCAGAATCAAGCTGCCAAGGATCTGAGTGAAGCAGTGGGTTCTCAGCCTTCACAACTGGATGCAACTTTGACAGCTGCCAATGAAGGTCTACCTCAAACCTCTGTCTCACATGTACCTCAAAACTCTGGTGATGTACTTCCTTCAACTGGCGCTTTTCCTGTTGATGGAAATAATGACGGTCATAGTTCATCTCTTGGGCTTCATGAAGACGTGAGCATGGGAAACTCTGTACCTTGCTCCAGTGAACTTGAGTTGCATGTGGATGATGTTCCATTCAGTGACAATTTCTTTGTCAAAGATGAACTTCTGCAAGGGAATGGTCTCACTTGGGCGATGGATCTAGATATGCAGTTAAGAGAAACTGATTTCCTCCAGGATGCTGAAAAGGCCAATTTGTTTGATGAGGGTGTGGTTGAAGATAAGGATGAGCATGCAAAATCATCTCCTGAAGATTTAGCTTTACTAATTGAGGTGGAgcttttcaaattatttggaggtgtgaacaaaaaatataaagagaGGGGCAGGTCTCTTCTCTTCAACCTAAAAGATCGCAGTAATCCTGAACTGAGAGAGAGAGTGATGTCAGGTGAGATACCCCCCGATAAGTTATGTTCGATGACTGCTGAAGAACTTGCTTCAAAGGAGCTATCCGAGTGGCGGGTGGCAAAAGCCGAGGAACTTGCTCAAATGGTTGTTTTACCTGATAATGAAGTTGACATGAGACGTCTGGTTAAGAAAACTCACAAGGGTGAATATCAGGTTGATTTTGAACGGGATGATAATAATATTGCATCTGAGATATCTGCAGGTTCAAATGTCTCGCAGTTTATGCCAATGATAGAGAGGGGGAGAAATTCTGGCCCTTCTGGTAAGGATGAGATAGGAAGTAAAGAAAATCTGACCAGCCAACGTAATAGCTCAGAAAAGCAAGATGTGAAAGATAGCTTGGTAATTCCAGCTGATGGGGCTGATTTGATGCAGGGGATGGTTGTAGAAGAATTCAAAGATGCTGAATTTCTTCCTCCTATTGTTTCCTTGGATGAATTCATGGAATCACTCGATTCCGAACCTCCGTTCGAAAATTTGCCTGTCGAAAGCAATCGTTCTGCACCTCTTCCAGACAAAGAAAGCTCCGAGGACCCTAACAAAGCTGTGGGTTCTGGTCTAGCTGCTAAATACCCTGCTGTTGCTTCTGAAGACAAATCTATTGAAGGGGTCAGTAATCATGTCGAACAAAAGGAGTCTCTGATATCTACGGGAAGCCCTGTAGTAAAGAAAGAAACTAGTTCTGGTGATGTACCTCTCAAATCTGTTGAGAGCCCTATCAAGATGGCAGGACCACGTGGTAGTGTTTCTAGAGTTCCATGTATCTGGGAGGGGGAACTGCAGCTTACTATTTTGTCCTTGGTAACAGTCTTTGGGTCGTTTAGAAG TGGTGAAAAGACACCAACTAACGAGTGGCCAAGCTCTCTTGAGATCAAGGGTAGAGTTCGACTTGATGCATTTGAGAAATTTCTTCAAGAGCTTCCTATGTCACGAAGTCGTGCAGTCATG GTTGTCCAATTTGTTTTGAAGGATAAGTCATCTGAGAGGGAACGGGCAGACCTATCTGAG GCAGTGCATTCATATGCGTCAGATGAGAGGTTGGGGTACGCGGAGCCAGCTCCAGGAGTGGAACTGTATCTGTGTCCACCGCACATACTCGATATGATAAGCAAACACCTTTCCAAAGACCCTAGAGAGCTATATGATTCTACAGAAAATGGTCTAATTGGCGTAGTTGTATGGAGAAAACTTCATATAAGTTCAACAATATCACCTAACTCGTCTTCACACCATAAACACGGCTTGAAAAAACAACAGACGATTCCTAGAGGACAGCACGAAAAAGCTGGAAACGTTAATGTAAATTCGATGCCTAAAGGACCCAATTCCATGTCTTTGAAACATGATCCTGCAATGGATGATGACGATGATATCCCACCTGGGTTTGGTCCCAAAGCAGGTCGTGACGATGATGATTTGCCTGAGTTTAATTTTTCTGGCAACATAAATGCTTCTAGGCCTAGGCACCCATCTCAAAACATGTCCCATGGGTCAAGAATGACCCCATATAACCAACCGCCACCTTCTCGCCCTGTAGACCAAATGAGAGAACTTGTACTAAAGTATGGGCAAACTGGAGCTACAAATGTTGGTCTTGGAACTTCACCATGGAATAATAATGACGATGACGATGACATCCCTGAGTGGCGGCCACAAGCCCCTCCATCCCTGCAGCGTCCTCCATACCCTTTAGGCCTTCATTTTCCGCTGCCCCCTCAGCACTTGGCTCATCAGAGGCCATTGGCAACACCTATAGGTTTGCCTAGGCAACCACCAACTAATAATGGTATTCCAAACAGGCCACAAATTATGTCACCAAGGGGGATATATCAAGTTGATTGGAGAAAGGATTCATCGAGGGGTAGGGGATTCTGA